In Helianthus annuus cultivar XRQ/B chromosome 3, HanXRQr2.0-SUNRISE, whole genome shotgun sequence, a single window of DNA contains:
- the LOC110931258 gene encoding probable serine/threonine-protein kinase PBL8, which translates to AFHCYSLKEIRLATQNFDDNLVIGKGGFGKVYKGHIYGTKDTNGRIVVAIKRLDSFSTQGASEFMTEIKMLSKLRNRHLVPLIGYCSNNNEMILVYEYMPNGTIEHHLHEAHTPLSWMDRLKISISAAKGLKYLHTGWHPQQGIIHRDVKSSNILLDVNWAAKVSDFGMSKIIREPSSGVVTNLKGTFGYLDPEYCSTGKLTKESDVYSFGVVLFELLSGRRAVDELFVEEGINLASWVKKCIKERRTDEVISSQITTQISSKCLKEFLQIADRCSKDSRKDRPTMADVVVALQHLMALQEQHDNSARATGSMGFTHKMQHLLFGSRPNPVALTPASPLCVPPSPHKFSKTPKLERTRLVHLTMKEVERATQNFSASLKLGEGGFGTVYKAQLPDGQLVAIKRAKKKHFDALRSEFRSEAELLAKIDHRNLVRLLGYVDSGNEHLIITEYIPNGTLREHLDGVHGNFLDFCQRLEICIDIAHGLTHLHLYAEKQIIHRDVKPSNILLTERFRAKVANFRYARLGDAETTQVVTRVQGTLGYLDPEYIRTYQLTPKIDVYSFGVLIIEILTGRRPIQSKRSHKEVVTLRWAFRKYKKGEIMALADPQMKEALDWEIIGKMLELAFQCAAPTRADRPDMKAAGERLWAIRMDYLRNGRIE; encoded by the exons GCATTTCATTGTTATTCTCTTAAAGAGATTAGGTTAGCTACTCAAAACTTTGATGATAATTTGGTAATTGGAAAAGGAGGTTTCGGGAAAGTATACAAAGGTCACATTTATGGTACTAAAGATACTAATGGACGTATTGTCGTCGCCATTAAACGGTTGGATTCATTTTCTACGCAAGGGGCATCTGAATTCATGACAGAAATTAAGATGCTTTCCAAGTTGCGCAACCGTCATCTGGTGCCTTTAATTGGGTATTGTTCTAACAACAACGAGATGATACTAGTTTATGAGTACATGCCCAACGGGACCATTGAGCATCATCTACATGAAGCTCATACTCCTttatcttggatggatcgactCAAGATAAGCATAAGTGCTGCAAAAGGATTAAAGTACCTCCACACTGGTTGGCATCCCCAACAGGGAATCATACATCGAGATGTGAAAAGCTCAAATATTCTGCTTGATGTGAATTGGGCAGCAAAGGTCTCAGATTTTGGTATGTCGAAAATTATACGTGAACCATCTTCTGGGGTTGTTACAAACCTTAAAGGCACATTCGGGTATCTTGATCCGGAGTACTGTAGCACCGGGAAGTTGACTAAGGAATCAGATGTCTATTCCTTTGGGGTTGTTTTGTTTGAGTTGCTATCTGGGAGGCGTGCAGTCGATGAGTTGTTTGTAGAGGAAGGGATTAATTTGGCAAGTTGGGTTAAAAAGTGTATCAAAGAACGAAGAACGGATGAGGTTATTAGTTCCCAAATTACAACACAAATTTCATCAAAATGTCTGAAGGAGTTTCTCCAGATTGCAGATCGTTGTTCAAAGGATTCTAGAAAAGATCGGCCCACAATGGCAGATGTTGTGGTTGCTCTTCAGCATTTAATGGCATTACAAGAACAACATGACAATTCTGCTCGGGCTACAGGTTCAATGGGGTTCACCCATAAAATGCAGCATCTACTTTTTGGGTCTAGACCTAACCCTG TGGCTCTAACACCAGCTAGCCCACTATGCGTGCCACCAAGTCCTCATAAATTCTCAAAGACTCCAAAACTTGAAAGGACTAGGCTGGTTCATTTGACCATGAAAGAGGTGGAAAGAGCCACCCAAAATTTTTCAGCATCACTAAAGCTTGGTGAAGGTGGTTTTGGAACCGTGTACAAAGCTCAACTACCAGACGGTCAACTTGTTGCAATAAAACGAGCGAAAAAG AAACATTTTGACGCTCTAAGAAGTGAATTTAGAAGTGAGGCTGAACTTCTTGCAAAAATCGACCATCGGAATCTAGTGAGGCTTCTTGGCTATGTTGATAGCGGAAACGAGCACCTAATTATCACAGAATACATTCCAAATGGTACCCTTAGAGAACATTTGGATg GTGTTCATGGAAACTTTTTGGACTTCTGTCAACGGCTTGAAATTTGCATCGATATAGCTCATGGTTTAACGCATCTCCATCTATACGCTG AAAAGCAAATTATCCACCGGGATGTTAAGCCTTCCAATATTCTTCTAACGGAGAGATTTAGAGCGAAAGTGGCCAATTTTAGGTATGCAAGACTTGGAGATGCAGAGACAACACAAGTTGTTACTAGAGTACAGGGCACCCTCGGGTATCTTGACCCggaatatattagaacctatcaACTCACCCCGAAAATTGATGTTTACTCTTTTGGAGTTCTAATTATTGAAATTTTAACGGGTCGTAGACCCATTCAGTCGAAGAGATCTCATAAGGAGGTGGTGACACTAAGATGG GCATTTAGGAAGTACAAGAAAGGTGAAATCATGGCTTTGGCTGACCCTCAAATGAAGGAAGCTTTGGACTGGGAAATAATTGGAAAGATGCTTGAGTTAGCATTTCAATGTGCCGCCCCAACCCGAGCGGACCGTCCAGATATGAAGGCAGCGGGAGAGCGGTTGTGGGCCATCAGAATGGACTATCTAAGAAATGGAAGAATAGAGTGA